From the Bacteroidota bacterium genome, the window TTGTTATCGGGTTTGTTATGGGAAAATTATTGGAAAAAAAATGACGCAGAACGACAAACGATTCTATCGGAAAATATATACAAACGCATTGAAAAAAATGAAAAAATAGCTGATGCTTTATTGAATGATACCAACATTATCAATGAATATGCCGTACTAAATTTTGAGAAAACCATTGCCGACAAAATACATGAAAACGGATTTGAACTATTGGCATTCAATGGCGACAGCATGGTGTACTGGAGTACCGAAAGAGTGACTATCGATAGTTGTTTGGATGATTTGCGAAAGGGTTCTACCTTTTTAAAAACACAAAACGGAATCTTTCAGGTGTATAAAAAAAACAAGGGGTATTATAATTATTTGCTATTGTTTCTCATTAAGAATGAGTATTTGATACAAAACAAATATTTGGAAAACGAACTTAGTGAAAAATGGGAGGAAATAGAAAACGTAAAAATAAGTTTGGTTAAACTGCCTGGGTTTTATGAAATTAAATCGCCTGACGGGAAGTATTATTTCTCATTCCAAAACATCTCAGACCAAGCAAATTATCCCAATTGGTTAAAGATAATTATTATATTGGGAGCAATTTTATTGTATTTCTCCATTGAGTCATTTATCATTTATTTCATTTGCAAAGGGTTTGCCTTTTATATGTCTTTGGTTTTTGTATTGATTTTGATAGGTGTTCGTGTATTGCAGATTCACTACAAATATTCAAGCTTTTTATATGACGGGGAAATATTTAGCCCTACCGTTTATGCTTCTAATTTCTTTTTCCCATCTCTTGCCGATTTTATCATAAACGTAGGTTTGGCTTGTCGTTTATTATTTGTGGTCCTCGTCCAAAAAGGGAATGGCAACCTTAAAGCACCTCGCATGTTTGCAAAACCCACTAAGTATATTATATCAGCTATATTATTAGCCTTCCCCATTGTGTCAGTATACTTGGTTCAAACACTTATAGTCGACTCAACAATATCCCTCAACTTTTCCAATAAATCCATTAATAGTTATACACTGTACGCCTTGTTGGCTGTGTCTCTATGCTGCGTGATGGGCTTTTTAGCCATTAGGGTAATACCAACTTCTAAAATTGATTTACACAAGAAGAATGTCCCTTTGTTTATAAGTATATTATTTTTATTTTTAAGTTTATTATTTTGGATAAGTGGATATATATATTTATTAGGAATAGCCCTGCTTGTGGGCTTATTATTTATTGTAATACATGGAAAGGAACAAACACATTTACATAAGAGTTTTTTTTCTTTAATCATGTCGTCGGTAATTATTGGGTTATTATTTTCTTATTATAACAGAGAGAAAGAAAACGCATCACGAAGAATTATTACGCAAAATATATATGAACGAAGAGATGGGAGAGCCGAGAGGCTAATGTCGGATATTGATAAACGATTACAAAACGATTTTTCATTAAAGAAGCTATTATATAAAAACCAGGGAGACAACGAGCTGTTAAAGAAAAGAATAAAGGAAAATTATTTTACAGGGTATTTGGGGCATTATAATATTTCGCTATATACCACACAAAACGATTCAAGTTATGCTAAGGTAGAAGAACTGGATTCTCTATATAGGAATAACGCATCGCAAGTAGAAAATACAAACTTTTCGAGGATTAATTCCTCCAGTACACTACAGGGTTATATTGCTCGCTATGCCTTTAAAGAAGATATCGGAAATAATGGAGATATATATATAGTATTACAGCCAAAAACGCTTGGTGACCAATTTGTGCAAACAGAATTGTTTAGCCAAAGCCACAAGGTAGATTTTTTCCAAAATCCAGACTATTCGTGGTGTATGTATCGTGGAGGGAAACTTTTCAACAATCATGGAATATATAATTATCCTGTTAATTTGGATAGCCCGAACTTTAATTTTAAAGATAATTTTTTTGAATTCACCGAGAATGGGTATGACCATTTGGCGTATAACAACAACAATATTATAATAATTGCTAGTCGCCAAAGTGAACCGTTTTATCGAGCATTCACTTATATATTGTTTTTTGTAACTTTCTTTGTTCAAATATTATTTATTGTGTTTTTGTTAAGCACATTTTTCCATTTTATGAGGCACATTAGATATTTTTTTAAAAGCAAAAGACGATATATTGTATCAGTTTTTCAATCTTTCAAAAGTAATTATGTATCTGGTGGTTTTAACCTTTCGTTATTGTCAAATCAAATACAACTTATGTTGGCATTTTTAATTATAATTACCATAGTGATTACTGCGGTAATTAGTCAGCAAGGAATAGTGAACAAATTTAATGAAAACCAAAACAACAAACTGCTACTTAAAATAAAGCAAATAGCCTACGAGATAAAAAATGAAGCTGGAATAAACCCGAATAATTACCAATTGAACGAGCTCAATACACAAGTGGGCAAGCTAAGCGAACTATATGCCTCCGATATTAATTTGTATGACCTAAGCGGAAATTTGCTGGCCACTTCACAGCCTAAAATATTTGAATTTGGCATTATGAGTAACCGCATCAATCCCGATGCTTTGCAGCAGTTAAGTTATAAAAGTCAATCGCAGTTTATACATAATGAAAACATAGGCAAGCTTAATTATTTATCTGCATATTTGCCTATTATAGAAAACAACAAAATAGTGGCTTATATAAACCTGCCTTTTTTTAGTAAAGAAGCGGAATTAGAAACGGAAATAAAATCCAATATTATTAGCCTGATAACACCTTATTCTCTTATATTTATTATTATAAGTTTGTTTTCTTATATAATATCATTAAGGGTAAGTAATAGTCTTAATTTTATCAGATTGAAAATCGCACAAACCACATTTGGGAAAAAGAACAACAAATTGGTATGGAATAAGCGTGATGAGATAGGAGCCTTGGTGAGGCAGTACAATTTGATGATAGACAAGTTGGAAGAGAGTGCGGAGATGCTTGCCAGAACAGAGCGTGACCAAGCATGGCGAGAGATGGCAAAACAGATAGCTCACGAAATTAAAAACCCGCTCACCCCGATGAAGTTAAATCTTCAAATGTTGCAACGCTCGGCCCACGAAAATGTAAGCGACTTAGAAGCCCATGTGAAAAGGGTAAGTAATTTATTGATTGAACAAATTGATTCCTTATCGCAGTTGGCAGGAGAATTTAGTTCATTTGCACGAATGACGGAGGGGCAACCCCAACTAATAAACCTGAGCGATGTATGTAAAAAAATTGCTCAATTATACAATATGCCCGGCGATGCATTGGTTAATTATCATAGCAATATGAAAGAAAGCATTGTACTAATTAATCCAGATGCTATACAAAGGGCGATGAACAACCTCGTTAAAAATGGCATTCAAGCCACAAAGGAGGGGGTTGAGCCGATTGTAGATATTTATATTGAAAACAAAGAAAGCAAGGCTTTGATAACGATAAAAGACAACGGCACAGGGATACCTATAGAACTGCATAACCATATTTTTGAACCAAATTTCAGCACTAAGAATTCGGGTATGGGGTTGGGGTTAGCCATTGTGAAGAAAATTATTGAGCGGGCAAATGGAAGTATATGGTTCGAAACCGAACAAAATGTGGGCAGTACATTTTATATAGAACTTGATTTGGCCAAATAAAAGGTATATTTTTGCAGCACCAT encodes:
- a CDS encoding HAMP domain-containing sensor histidine kinase; translated protein: MKFRIIAFVLGLTSLLSGLLWENYWKKNDAERQTILSENIYKRIEKNEKIADALLNDTNIINEYAVLNFEKTIADKIHENGFELLAFNGDSMVYWSTERVTIDSCLDDLRKGSTFLKTQNGIFQVYKKNKGYYNYLLLFLIKNEYLIQNKYLENELSEKWEEIENVKISLVKLPGFYEIKSPDGKYYFSFQNISDQANYPNWLKIIIILGAILLYFSIESFIIYFICKGFAFYMSLVFVLILIGVRVLQIHYKYSSFLYDGEIFSPTVYASNFFFPSLADFIINVGLACRLLFVVLVQKGNGNLKAPRMFAKPTKYIISAILLAFPIVSVYLVQTLIVDSTISLNFSNKSINSYTLYALLAVSLCCVMGFLAIRVIPTSKIDLHKKNVPLFISILFLFLSLLFWISGYIYLLGIALLVGLLFIVIHGKEQTHLHKSFFSLIMSSVIIGLLFSYYNREKENASRRIITQNIYERRDGRAERLMSDIDKRLQNDFSLKKLLYKNQGDNELLKKRIKENYFTGYLGHYNISLYTTQNDSSYAKVEELDSLYRNNASQVENTNFSRINSSSTLQGYIARYAFKEDIGNNGDIYIVLQPKTLGDQFVQTELFSQSHKVDFFQNPDYSWCMYRGGKLFNNHGIYNYPVNLDSPNFNFKDNFFEFTENGYDHLAYNNNNIIIIASRQSEPFYRAFTYILFFVTFFVQILFIVFLLSTFFHFMRHIRYFFKSKRRYIVSVFQSFKSNYVSGGFNLSLLSNQIQLMLAFLIIITIVITAVISQQGIVNKFNENQNNKLLLKIKQIAYEIKNEAGINPNNYQLNELNTQVGKLSELYASDINLYDLSGNLLATSQPKIFEFGIMSNRINPDALQQLSYKSQSQFIHNENIGKLNYLSAYLPIIENNKIVAYINLPFFSKEAELETEIKSNIISLITPYSLIFIIISLFSYIISLRVSNSLNFIRLKIAQTTFGKKNNKLVWNKRDEIGALVRQYNLMIDKLEESAEMLARTERDQAWREMAKQIAHEIKNPLTPMKLNLQMLQRSAHENVSDLEAHVKRVSNLLIEQIDSLSQLAGEFSSFARMTEGQPQLINLSDVCKKIAQLYNMPGDALVNYHSNMKESIVLINPDAIQRAMNNLVKNGIQATKEGVEPIVDIYIENKESKALITIKDNGTGIPIELHNHIFEPNFSTKNSGMGLGLAIVKKIIERANGSIWFETEQNVGSTFYIELDLAK